A segment of the Oncorhynchus tshawytscha isolate Ot180627B linkage group LG06, Otsh_v2.0, whole genome shotgun sequence genome:
CCAGGGCCACCAATCTGGGTCACCTATCAATGTCCGGTCTAAGATGTCATCCCAGCTCCAGCAACCAAGCAACCCCCTTTAGTGGCCAGAGAGCCATGACCTCCAGGCCTTTCTCCTGTGGCAAGAGTGCTACCAACTCCAGGTCTACCATCTCCAGCGTGCCACCTCCGGTCCTCCACTCTCCAGTGGTCAGCATGCCATGCCCTGGCCTTTCCTCTACAGTGACCAGTGTGCCCTTCAGGCTCCTCTCCTGTGGCAAGTGTGCAACCTccaagatgccctctggtggccAGCATGACAACCCAGGCCTTCCTCCTCCAGCTGGCAAGACAAACACTTCACCTTCCTTCTCCTGTGACCATTGGAGCATGCCGCCCTACACCGGAACCTCCACCCTTGATGTTTTGTGGGACAGCCAAGGACTATCGACCAACTCTCCCTACGGCTCCCTGATGGGGTGGCCTTTATAGCCTTAGACCCGGTAACCAAGACTTCCTACCCCATGTCTGCCCAGTGGCTCACCTGCTCCGTCTTTGAATCCATCCCAGACCTTCCATCCACCCTCGGTTCCATGACCCTTCTATAAATAAGGCCTGACGTCTGCGATTTCCCTTCAAAAATAAAAGTCCTGCAATGAAGATGGTAAATTGTACAAATCGTCGAAATTCATAACATTTTGTTAGCAGTCTTAGAATTTTATTTAACAATATCAAAAAAGTTAATAGGCTTAATAGCAAAAATAATATTATAGCATGGATTATATTTTTAACAGCGTTAAAAGTAATGTTAATTTAAGATAATAGCTCCTTGAATCTCTCAACTAATCAGAGATGATTAATGCTGGCTGGCAGCACTGCCGCAAAAAAAAGATGTTGGCTCTTATATGGCAATTACTTCACTCTCTCCCAATTCACTAGGGGATACAAGTACTATTACACGTTATAACGTTAGAATTAGACAATGAGAATGAATGGTGCTAGTCAAGGAAAAACTGAATACAAATACACTTGACTCTAAAGTATAATCTCAGCTAAAGCCCAAAACATACAAATCAACAACCTATAAATGTATTGATAAAAGTTAGTTTGTCCTAGAAAGATTTAAacagttatcaaaacgtcacgccagggtaagcctacacaaaagtgtttctaaaattccctatgggaaaaatgaatggtggaaaaactacTGTTTTTCATATTGGACATAATTGCCTGTACATTGTGTCGCAAATCCACAAAGTTTACACCCTTACAGAGTGGTCAATCAGCTTAAATGCAGTAAATGTTTCATATTGGACATAAATATTGCACTGTACATAATCAATTGTATGTCTATAAAACCAGGGTCCAGCCTATTCACTAGAGTCCCTAGCATACAAAAAGAGTTTGAACAAAACGTTTGCTTGGGGCCCCTGGACGCTATATCCCTGGACACTATGGTACAAATACAGCATTCTACAGGAAAAACTATTGATTGTGTCCATAAAACCAGGGTCCAGTCTGCACTTTTGTACTGTCTGTCACTTTAAGTCTCTGCTGAATGACTAATTCAGGACTGTATCATAATTAATTACAAAGGAATAAATTAAATATTTTAGCTTGCTCTTTGTTTTCTTCCAGTATTAAATAAAACGCCATTGCATACCAGGCTTGCACTCTGGGCTTGCCCTATTATAGAGGTGCCATAATACCAGGTGATTAGGCACAAAGCTAAATGCAAAACAATGGAAACAATGTGACCAGTAGTGTTATTAACTGACCGGCATGGCTATAAATGACCTAAATTATCCTAATGACGATGAGCAGGCAACCACGTGACGCAAAATAACAGAGTAAACGcgattggtcgacagtctgctgGGCGGCACGCTAATACATGATATGTTTCTCCATTCATTTCCCGCTGGGATTCTTATCTCCTCCTTTTTCTAACATCTCTGCTTGTTTCTACCGGAGGTAACGCGGTTGCTAAACTAGTCGTCACGCAATGGAGTCGAGAAACCGGACTATTTTTCTCGAAAGTACGTAATGTCACGATTTAAACGCTATATTACAGAGGACAAGTTAATTATCTAAAATCCtggaaaatatttgtattttttgttcaTGTTGTGTTTTTGTGCTCTCAATTTGACTCCTTGATGGGGAGCTTTCCTTGTCGGTGTGTACCCAGAATGCATCGCGTAGTCCATTGACAGTGTACGGGCAACATACACAGTGTGCGTTATTACGATTCCCAATCTCCTGTTGCAACCTGGTCTCAACAGTATTTCGTATTGTTCTGTAAATCGGAGATTCCTAAATTCGTACGATATGCTACGTTTCGTATGGTGTATATATTATTTGTGGGTATACAttacccatttcatatgatacttttggtcatgtagtgtatgtggacacctgctcgtcgaacatctcattccaaaatcatgggcattaatatggagttggtcccccctttgctgctataacagcctccactcttctgggaaggctttccactagatgttggaacgttgctgtggggactttgtgcctcgctttgtgcacgggggcattgtcatgctgaaacaggaaaaggccttccccaaactgttaccacaaggttggaagcacagaatcatctacaatgccattgtatgctgtcgtcttaagatttcccttcactggaactaaggtgcctaacccgaaccatgaaaaacagccccagaccattattcctcttccatcaaactttacagttggccctatgcattctggcaggtaacgttctcctggcatctgccaaacccagatttgtccgtcggactgccagatggtgaagtgtgattcatcactccagagaatgcatttccactgctccagagtctaatggcagtgggctttacaccactccagccgacgcttgacattggtgatccattctgtgagcttgtgtggcctaccacttcacgccactgttgctcctagacgtttcaacttcacaataacagcacatacagaCCTCACAAGCTCACAAtggatcaccatgtgcaatgccaagcgtcagctggagtggtgtaaagctcactccAGCTAGGCTCCTTATTCCAtaaaagtcatttacaacattaacaatgtctacactatatttctgatcaattttgttattttaatggacaattttttaaattttctttcaagaacaaggacatttctaagtgaccccaaacttttgaacggtagtgtatctgGGATCTAACCCAGATATGTAGTTTATGCctatagcactgcgatgcagtgtgttgtgccacattgaaagtcactgagctcttcagtaaggccattctactgtcaatgtttctctatggcgattgcatggctgtgtggttgattttatacctgtcagcaacaggtgtggctgaaatagccaaatccactaatttgaaggtgtgtccacatacttttgcatatatgctgtatgttacgaattacaatttgtattagaTGTAACGAATTTgctaaacgtatgatatgttacgaattctagctaggtggctaacattagctagcttgctaacattagctagcctaGGGGTTAGGATTATGTTTAGTAGTTGGCTAAAAGGGTTCAGGTTAggtttagctaacatgctaagtagttgctaaGTAGCTAATTATCTAAAATGctgaagttgtccatgatgagattcaaactcgcaaTTTTCGGGTTGCTAGACGTTGACGTTACACATCTGACCAGccaccctacttttgtttttgtcttatgtaaccataccaaacataacatactgtatcatacttTTAAATTTCCCGGATTTACTTTAGTATactacgtctagtctatgagaccaggctgcctcCAAAGTATATCTGAAACAAGCCGAGGAGGTCGTACTTACAAAGAAGTTTACAGGGGAAAAAGGTGgtcccacaaaaaaaaaacagttttatgaAGCAAACTACCGAGCACTTCAATCTGCTGTTTTGCCACCGCCTTTACCCGAGAAATAAAGCTATTAACTTGTTTCAATTTACTCCGAATGTTATCAGAGACAGCATACTGCTCAATCGTCTATGTTTATTATCAACTGGATTCAACTTTGAAAAATCCGAACCAAAAAAATGGAGAGAACAGCTGAGTCCTGTTGTGGAGTCTTGCTGtcgtgtgtagctagctagctaactgggaTATAGCTACGGTGAGATTTTGTTATTTTGATGCTTCAGAGTCCAGAACAATATGAAATGTACTAATACATGGGTTTTGTTAACCAACAGTTTATGATAAAGGATAAATGTCCCTTTTTAAAACAATCGATCAAGATAAAGTGGCATGGCTGTCAACTTTCTCACGACCTTTTATCTCGCAAATTGTTTAGATTTCTACCACAAACAAATGTACTAAAACAACTTTTAGGCCTATAGTTTTAGGTTATGCTACAGAGGAATAGGCAACTATCGTCGGCATTTAGGTTTGCTACATTCATCATGGCCGACAAAGTAACCTTGTTGGCTACACCGCCCCAAATTATACAATGCTGCCACAAACTGCAACAATGTAAAATTTTCTCAAATTGGATTGGATTATAGATTTGATACATGACGGCTGTTGCCAATGGCACTATTTTCCTAGTTTGCAAGGCCAGTATATGATGTAGCCAGGCCATAGAGAAAGCTAGAAGACTCTGGTGCCCAGAAGCTGTAGGAACCTAATATGCCACAAATTACTTTTTAATTTCAATGACAGTTATATGTATGAATCTGCTTTTTATATTAAACACATGTATTTACATGGTTATGTATTAGTTTCTAGGGAACAACGTGCTTCAGAAGTAGCTAAAATTCATATAGGCTGTTTCTcaatcatttttaaaaatcagaTTTTCTGGTACTCCTAAATTGTATGTTGTGCTTTTTAATGTTGGGAGCACCAGTGCTACGTATGAAAAATGTCCATTTAGAGCCCTGCTCGTCAGCAAACCATCCATAACTGCAGATGGCAGTAAATcgccaaccttggctttatacctgttcaaagaACACACTACAGGTGTcagtatgcaccctttcagttgGTTTGTCAACTCATTGAAGTAGTAGAggaagaaaatgtactacttcaaAATCGTGAtgtcctcaatggcgctgccgtGCTCTTACAGATGCTATAGTGGGACAGATCCAATAATGTGACGTCTGAGACAAACCTAAAGCATAAATGTAAATTAAGCTGGGGGGGCCAGTTGGTGGGATGCCTGAACCGTTATTTAGCCGTATGTCAATACATGTATGCAGACTTTCTTATTGACATTCTTGGTATGGCCAATTTTTATTTAGAATCTTTACCAGAATTTATTCTACGAACAtaattcttatatatatatatatatatatattttttttttttaccccgttttctccccaatttcatgatatccaattgtttagtagctactatcttgtctcatcgctacaactcccgtacaggctcaggagagacgaaggttgaaagtcatgcgtcctccgatacacaacccaaccaagccgcactgcttcttaacacagctcgcatccaacccggaagccagccgcaccaatgtgtcggaggaaacaccgtgcacctggcaaccttggttagcacgcactgcgcccggcccgccacaggagtcgctggtgcgcgatgagacaaggatatccctaccggccaacccctccctaacccggacgacgctaggccaattgtgcgccgccccacggacctcccggtcgcggccggttatgacagagcctgggcgcgaacccagagtctctggtggtacagcgcccttaaccactgcgccaccctggAGGCCCTAACATAATTCTTGATTTAATTTTTCATGACACACCACTTCTCAGTTTAGGTAGGAAATGTGATGCATTTCCACAGCACACAAAAAAGGCCTATGTGCTAGGCCTATATGCTACTAGGCTATATTTGGTCAAATCAGTCATCTTTTAGGGTGTTGAACTTGGTATTGAACaatgatttatttaaaatgtatcataaaaaatatattttactctGTATTCTTTCTTTCAGAATTTCCCCATTTTCATCAGTCCACTTCTGTGTGGAGGAGCTATTTTCTGAGTGGCCTGCCACACTGATTGCCATTGATAAAGTTGGTTCAGTGGGCCACTGCAGAATTTTGTCAAGAGCATTGGCTGTCTGCTGTGTCTTGATGCTCTTCAGTGCCTGGATGTTACATGGGCGATGAGGATGTCCTGCTGGTCAGGATTGTGATGTGATGGGGTGCAGGACGAGCAAGGTCCTCCCTGAGCCACCTGGAGATGTCCAGCTAGACTTGGTCAAAAAAGTGGAGCCTCCTAAGACCGACATCTACAAACATTTCATCCGAGACGACGGCAGTGGGAGTAAAATGGGAGGGGAGAAaacaggctctctctctccacaggccCAGGCAGCTTTCCCAGCTACCCGGGCATCCTCGGGTACAGGCCAACCAGAGGCCTCAGACCCACGCAGAAACAAGGTAGCCAAGTACAGAGCCAAGTTTGACCCACGGGTCACAGCCAAATATGACATTAAGGCCCTGATAGGTCGCGGTAGCTTCAGCCGGGTGGTGCGAGTGGAGCACAAGAGCACGCGTCAGCCCTACGCTATCAAGATGATCGAGACGCGCTATAGAGAGGGACGTGAGGTATGCGAGTCAGAGCTGTGTGTCCTGCGTCGTGTACGCCACACTAACATCATCCAGCTGATGGAGGTGTTTGAGACAGCTGAGAGAGTGTACATGGTGATGGAGCTGGCTACAGGAGGAGAGCTTTTTGACCGTATCATCGCCCGTGGCTCTTTCACAGAGCGTGATGCTACACGTGTCCTACAGATGGTACTGGACGGGGTCAAGTATCTACATACACTTGGCATCACCCACCGTGACCTCAAGCCTGAGAACCTGCTCTACTATCACCCTGGGGCGGACTCAAAAATTATGATCACTGACTTTGGGCTGGCCAGCACTCGTAAAAAGGGGGATGAGTGCTTGATGAAGACCACTTGTGGGACACCAGAGTACATTGCCCCAGAGATCCTGGTACGGAAGCCATACACTAATGCTGTAGACATGTGGGCTCTGGGTGTCATTTCCTACATTCTGCTGAGTGGAACCATGCCCTTTGAGGATGACAACCGCATGCGACTCTACCGCCAGATCCTCAAAGGGAAGTACAGCTTCTCTGGGGAGGTAAGCATCTATGACCTCACACACTCTCTTCATCCATTTAGTTTCTGATTCTTACTAATTTGCTGTCCTCTCTGCTTCTCAATAATTCTACAACCCCTATCGAGcactcctccctatctctctcaaaaaaaaaacttttcagcGGTAACATTTGCTTACGGTTGGCTCCATGTGAACTAAAATTCTGATGCTGTGTTTTAACGTTTAGAAGCGTCAATAGTCATTCCTTTCCAACTGGTTTTCAAAACATATGTTGATATTCGGTTATTTGTTGGTTTgtaattatttgaattccattttctTTCTGTGGGATCAATGCACAGTTTAtttagagataaatcagatcaagacGGAACTGTGCGGAATATGGCTGAGTGaagacatggataatatacagttggctgggttttctgtgcatcagcaagacagaacagctacCTCTGGTAAAACGAGGGGTGgttgtctgtgtctatttgtcaaccACAGCTGCtgcgcaatctctaatattaaggaagtctccacactatttaccaagagagttttcatctatatttttcgtagctgtctatttaccaccacaaactgatgcaggcactaagaccgcactcaacaatGCTGTATAAGGACACAAACAAACAAGAGAATGCTCCCCCAGAAacagtgctcctagtggccggggactttaatgcagggaaacttaaatccgttttacatCATTTCTACCACATGAAAAAAAAACTCCAtaccatctttactccacacatagagatgTGTACAAAGTTCTCCCTTACCCTCCATTTGGCAGATCTGCATAATTCTatgctcctgattcctgcttacaagcaaaaactgaagcagaaagtaccagtgactcgctctaTACAGAAGTGGTCTGATGACGTGGAAGCTAAgctcaggactgttttgctagcacagactggaatatgttctgggatttatcCGATGGTATTGATGAGTAACACCACATCAGTCTCCAATTTCATCTATAAGTGCATTAaagacgtcatccccacagtgactgtacgtacatatcctaaccagaagccatggattacagacaacatcctcactgagttaaaggctagagctgccgctttcaaggagcgggaaatTAAGACATGGGACATTAAGacatcccgctatgccctctgacgaaccatcaaacaggcaaagcgtcaacacaggactaagatttaatcgtactacaccggttctgatgctcgtcgaatgtggcagggcttgcaaacttacgggaaaagggaaagggaaaccaaaccagacgagctaaatgccttctatgctcgcttcgaggcaagcatcactgaaccatgcatgagagcaccagctgttccagatgagtGTGTGATcctgctctccgtagccgatgtgagttagacattttaaacaggtcaacattcacaagactgCAGGGCCAGATTGATTACAAAGACGCATACTCCGAGCATGcacacataccaccccaacagatccacagatgacagaATCTTTAttgcaatccacactgccctttcccccctggacaaaaggaacacctatgtgagaatgctgtttgttgactacagctcagcgttcaacaccatagtgccctcaaagctcctcactaagctaaggaccctgggactaaacacctccctctgcaactggatcctggacttcctgacaagccgcccccaggtggtaagggtagccAACAACATCTGCCAcacctcaacacgggggcccctttGGGGTGCGTCCTCTCCTGTAATCCTCATTCACTcacaactgtgtggccacgcacgactcccaACACCATGAAGTTTGCCGATATCACAGCGGTGGTAgtcctgatcactgacaacgatgagacagcctacagggaggatgtcTTAAacctagcagtgtggtgccaggacaacaacctctccctcaacatgagccagacaaaagagctgatggtggactacaggaaaaaggggtccgagcacgcccccattcacatcaacgggcTGTACTGGAGCGGGCCGAGGGTTTCAAGTTCTTTAGCGTCCAAATCACTAACACACTATCATAGTCctaacacaccaagacaatcgtaAAGAGGCCtcaacaatgccttttccccatcaggagactgaaaagatttagcatggatcctcagatcctcaaagttctaaagctgcatcatcgagagcttgcatcaccgcttggtatggcaactgctcggcatctgatcgcaaggcgctacagagggtagtacgtatggcacactacatcactggggccaagcttactttcatccatgacctctataccaggtggtgttagaggaaggcccataaaattgtcagactccaaccaccctagtcatagactgttctcactgctactgcatggcaagcggtaccatagtgccaagtctaggtccaaaagcctccctatcagcttctacccccaagccatttgACTGTAAACAGttattcaaatggctacccggacaatttgcattgacacccttttttacactgctgctactccctgtttattgtctatagtcactttacccctacctccgtgtgtgtgtgtgtgtgtgtatgcatgtatatatatatatatatatattatatatttatatatatatttatttatatatatatatatttatttatatatatattatttatatatatatatatatatatatatatatgtatatatatatatatatatatatatatatatttatatatatatatatatatatatataaatatatatatatatatatatatatatatatatatatatatatatatatgtatatatgtgtatatatatatatatatatatatatatatatatatatatatatatatatatatatatatatatatatatatatatgtatatatgtgtatatatatatatatatatatatatatatatatatatatatatatatatatatatatatatatatatatatatatatatgtatatatatatatgtgtatatgtatatatatatatgtgtatatatatatatgtatatatatatgtgtatatatatatgtatatatatatatgtgtatatatatatatgtgtatatatatatatgtatatatatatatgtgtatatatgtatatatatgtgtatatatatatatatatgtatatatatatatgtgtatatatatatgtatgtatatatgtatatatatatatgtatatatatatatatatatatatatatatatgtgtatatatatatgtatatatatatgtgtatatatatatatgtatatatatatatgtgtatatatatatgtatatatatgtatatgtatatatatatatatataaatataaatatacatatatatatatacaaatatatatatacatatatatatatatatgtatatatatatatatataaatataaatatacatatatatatatacatatatatatatatatatatatatatatatatatatatatatatatatatatatatatatatatatataaatatacatatatatatatacatatatatatatatatatatatataaatatatatatatatatatatatatatagcctacaCACGTTTTGCAGGGTATGGCTTCTTATTGTCGGTCAGTCATTGCAGCACTACTGTCAGATGCTACATGTGTAGCAGTTAAGTGGGAGATCCATAATCAATGCAAAATGGAATTAAAATTCCGGAATTAAATTGGCTAAATGAGAATGTGTAGTCTTCAATGATCAACCAACGGTTAGGCTGTTTATGTGAATGGAGTTGTTGTAGACAAGGATGGGGAGTGCAGCAAAATAGCCTCAATTAGCTAGCCTAGCATCAATCTAAGATCTAAAGAGGAATCAACTGGCACGGGTTACTAATATAGCTAGGATTATACCTTTGGCTGCTGGACAATAAAATAacgttgatttgaaaaccaatatAACATGAGAAAAATGCTGTTTTCAATGACATTAAAAGTGTTTATAAAATCATTCCCTCAGCATTTATATGGTTGtattttggctaggctactttgaaacgAGTTAAGACGTGCTTCATGGTTAACTAGTTTCAAAATTCTGACCACCTCCGCTCAGATTCAAGGAAGAGTGGTGTGCGGAACAGGCATGGTCCTTCGCTCTCCACTCTTGTGACCATTTGAGCTGAACGAACTGTGCATCGAGTATGTCGACAGAATCAAGCCTTTAAGATGTTAATATTTATTATCTTTTGTTATATTTGTCAAAAATGACTGGCGTTTAGCCTGTATTTATACAATTAAAAGTCTCATTAAAGTTTGGCTACATTGTCTGGCGCCTCCCTCATGTCAGCATAAGTTTGGACATAAGTAGGTAAAATGCGCACAtaggctttttatttatttaattctaAT
Coding sequences within it:
- the pskh1 gene encoding serine/threonine-protein kinase H1 homolog, which encodes MGCRTSKVLPEPPGDVQLDLVKKVEPPKTDIYKHFIRDDGSGSKMGGEKTGSLSPQAQAAFPATRASSGTGQPEASDPRRNKVAKYRAKFDPRVTAKYDIKALIGRGSFSRVVRVEHKSTRQPYAIKMIETRYREGREVCESELCVLRRVRHTNIIQLMEVFETAERVYMVMELATGGELFDRIIARGSFTERDATRVLQMVLDGVKYLHTLGITHRDLKPENLLYYHPGADSKIMITDFGLASTRKKGDECLMKTTCGTPEYIAPEILVRKPYTNAVDMWALGVISYILLSGTMPFEDDNRMRLYRQILKGKYSFSGEPWPSVSNLAKDFIDRVLTVDPSERLTAGQALKHPWVVSMAASSSMKNLQRSISQNLLKRASSRCHSTKSAQSTRSSRSTKSNKARRAREKELRELNRRYQQQYNG